Below is a genomic region from Rhizobium sp. SL42.
TTGTGATAGCTCATGGCTGTTCCTCGCCTCAATACGCGTCGGCGTTGTCGATGTTGAAATTGTAGAGCTTGCGGGCCGAGCCGTAACGCTTGAACTCTTCCGGCTTGACGTCGGTGATGCCGGCCTGCTGCAGAAGCTCGGCAAGCTTTGCCAGATGTTTGGGCTTCATCTGCTTTTCGATGCAATCGGCGCCGAGGCTTTTTACCGTGCCGCGTATGAAGAGCTTTGCCTCGTAGAGACTGTCGCCGAGCGCTTCTCCTGCATCGCCGCAGACGACCAGATGACCCGACTGGCCCATGAAAGCAGACATATGGCCGATCGAGCCATGCACGACGATGTCGATGCCTTTCATCGAGATGCCGCAGCGGGACGCCGCATTGCCCTTGATCACCAGGAGGCCACCGCGCCCGGTGGCGCCAGCATATTGCGAGGCATCTCCCTCTATGATCACGGTGCCCGACATCATGTTTTCGGCCACGCCCGGGCCGGCAGACCCATGCACGGTGACGGTTCCGCCATCGTTCATGCCGGCGCAGTAGTAACCGACCGAGCCTTTGACCTCGACGGTGACCGGTGTGTCGATGCCGACGGCAACTGAATGGCTGCCGCGCGGATTGATCACCTCAAAGGCTGTATCATTGGCGCCCTGGCCGAGTTTATGCAGGGCACTGTTGAGTTCGCGAAGCGGCGTTTGGGAAAGATCGAAGATAGGCATCGGGCAAACTTCCTTGACGTAACGGGCTCAGGCATCAGGCAGCCTTGCCGTGATCCCAGAAATAGACGGTGGCCGGCTCCGGCTCCCAGACGAGGGCTGTCTCGATGCCAGGCAGATTGACCAGAGCGCGATATTCGGAGCCGAAGGCCACATATTGATCGGTCTCGGCCATGACGGCAGGCTTGCAGGCGATCGGATCACGCACCACGCCGAATCCTGATTTTGTGCCGACGACGAAGGTAAAGAAGCCGTCGAGATCGTCGAGCGCGCCGGTCAGCGCCTGACCGAGATCCTTGCCCTTGGCCATTTCAGCGGTGAGATAGGCAGCGGCCACTTCCGAGTCGTTTTGCGTTTCAAAGGCCATGCCTTCCCGCACCAGTTCGCGGCGCAGGTTGTTGTGGTTCGACAGCGAGCCATTGTGCACCAGGCACTGGTCGGCGCCGGTCGAGAACGGATGGGCGCCCAGCGTGGTGACGGCACTTTCGGTCGCCATGCGCGTATGGCCGATGCCATGCGAGCCCGACATCGAGCGGACATCAAAGCGGGCAACGACATCCTTCGGCAGGCCGGTCTCCTTGAAGATCTCGACACTCTCCCCCGAGCCCATGATACGCACGTTTGGACGGATACCGGCGAAGATGGCGCGTATATCGGCAAGCCGAGACACGTCGACTTCGACCACCGCATGGGTACTCTTGACAATGACGGATGCGGAAATCCCAGCCTTGCCGAGATCGGCCTCCAGCCCGGCAAAATCGACTGCCGGCTCCGCCGACTGGATCGTGACCTTGGCCCTGCCTTGGGCCGCACCGCGATAGATTGCGATGCCGGCCGAATCCGGCCCCCTGTCGGTCATGACAATCAGCATGTCGGACAGCAGCGTCCCGAGCTGCGGTTCGAGCGCCTTGTCTTTGAGGAACAAACCAACGATGCCGCACATGGCTGTCTTCTCCAATTTTCCGTGAAGACAGACCTAGCAGTGGCCGAAAACAAAATCAACCTTAGAGAATAAATTTTTCTTTTAAGGCAACTATCGCTGTTGCGGATAGGCGATGATCGAGAGATAGCGCGCCGGCAGTTTCACCAGTTCCTCCGGCCCATGCGGCGCATCTGCGTCGAAGAACAGGCTGTCGCCGGCTGCCATCCGGTAAAGGCTGTCGCCATGGCGATAAATCACCTCGCCCTCGAGCATGTAGAGGAACTCCATGCCCTCGTGCTGGAAGGTCGGAAAGACGTCCGATTCCGCGTTCAGCGTGATCAAATAGGGTTCGACGACGACGCCCGAGGTGTTGTTCTCGATGTGGCCGAGTAGACTGTAGTGGTGACCGGCACGGGTGCCGCGGCGCTCCAGGTTCACACCTTCGCCGGCCTTGACGAAGCTAGCACTGCGCGGTTCCTCAAAGCCGCGAAAGAAGGCGGTAATCGGTACGCCCAGAGCCTTCGACAGGGCCTGCAATGTGGTCAGCGAGGGCGAGATATTGCCGTTCTCGATCTTCGACAGCATGCCGACCGACATGCCGGTCGCCACCGCCATGTCGGCCACTGTGATGCCGAGTTTCTTGCGATAAATGCGCACCTCGTGTCCGATCGCCATTTCCAGATTGTTGGCGCGTGGTTCGCGGACGGCGTGCGGGTCCTGGGCAAGTGCCGCCTTGGCAGGGTTCGCCTGTTGTTTCCCGCTCTTTGCCATCTTTTGTCTTCCTCCCAGCCTCGGCACGTCTCAAGACATATGCTTGCTTGCTCTAGCGGATTTTGGCGTCAGGCCAAAATGGTCTTTGAAGACGCGGGAAAAATGTGAGGCACTCGAAAAGCCGGTGGCGAAAGCAAGTTCAGATAGCGAGAGCGGACTTTGCTCCAGCAGGCGCCTGGCATGATCGAGCCTGATCCTCCGATAAGTGGCGTGGAAACTGATGCCTATATGCTCCGCGAACAACCGATCAAGATGTCTCGGGCTCACGGCCGCGATACGTGCCATTGTGCGACGGTCAAGCGGCTGTTCGATTGTCGTTTCCATTTTCTCAAGAACGGTGATCAGAGCCGGGTGATGGG
It encodes:
- a CDS encoding GXGXG domain-containing protein produces the protein MPIFDLSQTPLRELNSALHKLGQGANDTAFEVINPRGSHSVAVGIDTPVTVEVKGSVGYYCAGMNDGGTVTVHGSAGPGVAENMMSGTVIIEGDASQYAGATGRGGLLVIKGNAASRCGISMKGIDIVVHGSIGHMSAFMGQSGHLVVCGDAGEALGDSLYEAKLFIRGTVKSLGADCIEKQMKPKHLAKLAELLQQAGITDVKPEEFKRYGSARKLYNFNIDNADAY
- a CDS encoding class II glutamine amidotransferase encodes the protein MCGIVGLFLKDKALEPQLGTLLSDMLIVMTDRGPDSAGIAIYRGAAQGRAKVTIQSAEPAVDFAGLEADLGKAGISASVIVKSTHAVVEVDVSRLADIRAIFAGIRPNVRIMGSGESVEIFKETGLPKDVVARFDVRSMSGSHGIGHTRMATESAVTTLGAHPFSTGADQCLVHNGSLSNHNNLRRELVREGMAFETQNDSEVAAAYLTAEMAKGKDLGQALTGALDDLDGFFTFVVGTKSGFGVVRDPIACKPAVMAETDQYVAFGSEYRALVNLPGIETALVWEPEPATVYFWDHGKAA
- a CDS encoding helix-turn-helix domain-containing protein produces the protein MAKSGKQQANPAKAALAQDPHAVREPRANNLEMAIGHEVRIYRKKLGITVADMAVATGMSVGMLSKIENGNISPSLTTLQALSKALGVPITAFFRGFEEPRSASFVKAGEGVNLERRGTRAGHHYSLLGHIENNTSGVVVEPYLITLNAESDVFPTFQHEGMEFLYMLEGEVIYRHGDSLYRMAAGDSLFFDADAPHGPEELVKLPARYLSIIAYPQQR